One window of the Deltaproteobacteria bacterium genome contains the following:
- the dut gene encoding dUTP diphosphatase, which yields MNHPVLKIRRLNPEKNQDLPWPKYMSPGASGLDLPAAIDGDLTLAPFEIRLIPTGLALAIPPGFEGQIRPRSGLALKHGITLINSPGTIDSDYRGEIGLAMINLGSKPFTLRRGDRLAQLVINKVYQTAIELVDDLEDTDRADGGFGHSGV from the coding sequence ATGAATCATCCGGTCCTGAAAATCCGCCGGCTGAATCCTGAAAAAAACCAGGATCTCCCCTGGCCTAAATATATGAGTCCTGGGGCCTCCGGTCTGGACCTGCCGGCAGCCATAGACGGCGACCTGACCCTGGCTCCTTTCGAAATCCGCCTGATTCCCACCGGACTGGCCCTGGCCATACCCCCTGGATTTGAAGGCCAAATCCGGCCCCGCAGCGGCCTGGCCTTAAAACACGGGATCACCCTCATCAATAGCCCGGGGACCATCGATTCCGACTACCGGGGGGAAATCGGTCTGGCCATGATTAACCTGGGGTCAAAACCCTTTACCCTGCGCCGGGGAGACCGGCTGGCCCAGTTGGTGATCAACAAAGTCTATCAAACGGCGATCGAATTAGTGGATGATCTGGAAGACACCGACCGGGCCGATGGCGGC